One genomic region from Marinobacter szutsaonensis encodes:
- the gspH gene encoding type II secretion system minor pseudopilin GspH, whose product MQYRTTQSGFTLIEILVVLIVVGLLASLAVFTMGGSSQQRELENEVRELYLLMQTASEQAVLNNLEMGVRLEDGGYQFVAFQDRNAEWKASGERIFQARAFPDWLVATEYIENDAPRLASEEDRQLPDIVFFSSGETTPFQIEFTPGSNTDYMHVLESDGVTGIHWRKPGSEDEL is encoded by the coding sequence GTGCAGTACAGGACAACGCAAAGCGGCTTTACGCTGATAGAGATCCTCGTTGTCCTGATTGTAGTGGGGCTCCTGGCCTCTCTTGCGGTATTCACCATGGGAGGCAGTTCCCAGCAGAGGGAGCTGGAAAATGAGGTCCGGGAGCTTTATTTGCTGATGCAGACTGCCTCTGAACAGGCGGTGCTCAACAATCTCGAGATGGGCGTCAGGCTGGAAGACGGTGGTTACCAGTTCGTGGCCTTCCAGGACCGGAACGCCGAGTGGAAAGCGTCCGGGGAAAGGATTTTTCAGGCCAGGGCTTTCCCGGACTGGCTGGTGGCGACCGAATACATTGAAAACGATGCCCCCAGGCTGGCGTCCGAGGAGGATCGCCAACTGCCCGATATCGTATTTTTCTCCAGTGGTGAGACCACGCCGTTCCAGATCGAATTTACCCCAGGCAGCAACACCGACTATATGCATGTGCTGGAGTCGGACGGGGTAACCGGTATCCACTGGCGCAAGCCCGGCTCAGAGGACGAGCTCTGA
- the gspJ gene encoding type II secretion system minor pseudopilin GspJ, with protein sequence MRQSGFTLMEVLIAVTITAVIGLGVWQVINGVVNSRDRVNELAEEFDRIQRAMLLLERDITQVVNRSARDVYGDFQPALTSREEGYALLLTRQGWRNPLGLRRSGLQRAGWEYTGTELFRRYWPTVDQGQEDNSENVLLLEDITAFEVRFMNSERSWQEDWPSDDDLAGLTPGDRPEIPFPLGIEVTIEHERFGELVRTFALPDFDPAAAQGLVNQANEAATETDEEEEDEQQPEQPPEQQPGQETTTQPGGAAG encoded by the coding sequence ATGCGCCAGTCCGGTTTCACCCTCATGGAAGTGCTGATTGCGGTAACTATCACTGCAGTGATCGGCCTGGGTGTCTGGCAGGTCATCAACGGCGTGGTCAATTCAAGGGACCGGGTCAATGAGCTGGCCGAGGAGTTCGATCGCATCCAGCGCGCCATGCTGCTCCTGGAGCGGGACATCACCCAGGTGGTGAATCGTTCCGCGCGGGATGTCTACGGTGACTTTCAGCCGGCACTGACCAGCCGCGAGGAAGGGTATGCCCTGTTGCTGACCCGCCAGGGTTGGCGTAACCCGCTGGGACTGAGGCGCAGCGGGCTGCAAAGGGCGGGCTGGGAATACACCGGTACCGAGCTCTTTCGCCGCTACTGGCCGACGGTGGACCAGGGCCAGGAAGACAACAGCGAGAACGTCCTGCTTCTTGAGGACATAACCGCCTTTGAGGTGCGTTTCATGAACAGCGAACGCAGCTGGCAGGAAGACTGGCCGTCGGATGATGACCTGGCGGGCCTGACCCCGGGGGACCGCCCGGAAATCCCGTTTCCCCTTGGCATTGAAGTCACCATAGAACACGAGCGATTTGGCGAGCTGGTCCGTACCTTTGCCCTGCCGGACTTTGATCCGGCGGCAGCCCAGGGACTGGTCAACCAGGCAAACGAAGCCGCCACCGAAACCGACGAGGAAGAAGAGGACGAACAACAACCCGAACAGC
- the gspG gene encoding type II secretion system major pseudopilin GspG produces the protein MTSKTMNKRFTQRGFTLIEIMVVMVILGLLVAIVAPNIMGRSDQAKVTIAETQLKNIQSALDLYRLDNSHYPSTQQGLEALVSRPSGSPEPKNWNQDGYLKSVPEDPWGNQFQYVSPGTEGPYDLYSYGADGQEGGDGDAADISVWKTEG, from the coding sequence CTTCACACAGCGCGGTTTCACCCTCATCGAAATCATGGTGGTGATGGTCATTCTGGGCCTGCTGGTCGCCATCGTGGCGCCCAACATCATGGGGCGGAGCGATCAGGCCAAGGTAACCATCGCCGAGACCCAGCTGAAGAACATCCAGAGCGCTCTCGACCTGTACCGGTTGGATAACAGCCACTATCCCTCTACCCAGCAAGGTCTGGAGGCACTGGTATCGCGGCCCAGCGGCAGCCCCGAGCCGAAAAACTGGAACCAGGATGGCTACCTCAAGAGCGTTCCCGAAGATCCCTGGGGTAACCAGTTCCAGTACGTAAGCCCGGGCACCGAAGGCCCCTACGATCTGTATTCCTATGGCGCTGACGGTCAGGAAGGCGGTGACGGTGATGCTGCCGATATCAGCGTCTGGAAAACCGAGGGCTGA
- the gspI gene encoding type II secretion system minor pseudopilin GspI: MERARGFTLIEVLVALLVFGLIATAAAEVGSQYISSFERIRDKTLAGWIADNRINAIRLEEELPGISENSTDTDYGPFRWQVTTAVKATAEPTMRRIEVSVAKYTDEVSDPVPLHTLSAFVGEK, encoded by the coding sequence ATGGAACGCGCCCGTGGCTTTACCCTCATTGAAGTTCTGGTGGCGTTGCTGGTTTTCGGCCTGATTGCCACTGCGGCGGCCGAGGTGGGCAGCCAGTATATATCCAGTTTCGAACGCATCCGCGACAAAACCCTGGCCGGTTGGATCGCGGACAATCGCATTAACGCCATCCGCCTCGAGGAAGAGCTCCCCGGCATCTCCGAGAATTCCACCGACACGGATTATGGACCTTTCCGGTGGCAGGTAACGACAGCAGTGAAAGCCACGGCTGAACCCACCATGCGGCGGATAGAAGTATCCGTGGCCAAGTACACCGATGAAGTCAGTGATCCGGTGCCGCTTCATACGCTTTCCGCGTTCGTGGGGGAGAAGTGA